From Dioscorea cayenensis subsp. rotundata cultivar TDr96_F1 chromosome 22, TDr96_F1_v2_PseudoChromosome.rev07_lg8_w22 25.fasta, whole genome shotgun sequence, a single genomic window includes:
- the LOC120252730 gene encoding uncharacterized protein LOC120252730 isoform X4 encodes MRTSDLDQEYTKMQRIPSLVSLCVRAVAMEIIDDGHFEGVIELPDELLDSLMMNLPPLALQGLHEHRSFHSKSVNGGNKRQRFDAKYEGFDGVWKALFKERWPENFKRVELINKVDGAGSSVDHENDWQQLYWETHLQNCLDEAAERAMLPAFDGPYWGIVNICILNSIGYSATKADSCSKLRTLWFHCNKFGRYARCLRLSNVLCIPEISGLLVTSNLRAMVFRSIKCKSHVDGVCDLLRQNRDTLKSLEFVHCRFSSTSFSQICSCIFLEAEPHGIKSFSIKSSSVADGKKSSLPADFVSFLSSGRSLESIHLSDTSIGSKCAKWILDTLLKSSLNLITLEISDNDIRGWLSKVDRRPGECSSLLGPKLSLKSLSILNLRGCNLCQDDAEDLNYVLIHMPNLTSLDLSDNPLEDEGIRSLIPYFVKAFEKASPISDVYLQNCSLSCKGVTEFLESSQTLREPLNSLSVAENNLSSSVAAPLAIFLGSPGVKALNIEAIGLEPLGFQELEKKMPKDVPLVRINMSKNRGGSDCASFISKLIMQAPDLVVVDAGYNFILPEALMTVHDALNLSTRKLRRLDLTGNIRLSHSVHAFKLLEYHVHGKPIVIIPSGLPSSVPYDDDP; translated from the exons ATGCGGACAAGTGATCttg ATCAAGAATATACGAAGATGCAACGGATTCCATCTTTGGTATCACTGTGTGTGAGAGCAGTGGCAATGGAAATTATTGATG ATGGTCATTTTGAGGGTGTTATTGAGCTTCCGGATGAATTGCTTGATAGCTTGATGATGAACTTGCCTCCATTGGCACTGCAAGGCCTACATGAACA TAGATCATTCCACTCCAAAAGTGTCAATGGTGGGAACAAACGGCAGAGGTTTGATGCCAA GTATGAAGGTTTTGATGGAGTATGGAAGGCACTGTTTAAAGAAAGGTGGCCTGAGAACTTCAAGAGGGTTGAACTGATTAACAAAGTAGATGGTGCTGGCTCATCTGTTGACCATGAGAATGATTGGCAGCAGCTTTATTGGGAAACCCACCTACAAAA TTGCTTGGATGAAGCTGCAGAGAGAGCAATGCTTCCTGCTTTTGATGGGCCATATTGGGGAATTGTCAATATCTG TATTCTGAATTCAATTGGTTATAGTGCAACTAAAGCTGATAGCTGTTCGAAGTTGCGTACGTTGTGGTTCCACTGTAATAAATTTGGTCGTTATGCCAG ATGTTTGAGACTTTCAAATGTGCTATGTATTCCAGAAATATCT ggTTTATTGGTGACTAGCAATTTGAGAGCTATGGTTTTTCGAAGTATAAAATGCAAAAGTCAT GTTGATGGAGTTTGTGATCTTCTCAGGCAGAACAGGGATACACTGAAATCTCTTGAGTTTGTTCATTGCCGTTTTTCTTCCACTAGTTTCAGTCAGATATGCAGTTGTATATTTTTGGAAGCTGAACCTCATGGAATCAAATCCTTCTCTATCAAATCCTCTTCTGTTGCTGATGGCAAGAAATCTTCTCTGCCTGCTGATTTTGTATCGTTTCTGTCATCTGGAAG GTCCTTGGAATCAATACATCTGTCAGATACTAGCATAGGGTCAAAATGTGCAAAATGGATCTTGGATACTCTTCTCAAgtcttctttgaatttgatCACCCTGGAGATATCAGACAATGAT ATAAGAGGTTGGCTTTCTAAAGTTGATAGGAGGCCAGGAGAATGCTCTTCACTATTAGGGCCAAAGTTGTCCTTGAAGTCTTTGAGTATTCTCAATCTAAG GGGCTGCAACTTGTGCCAGGATGATGCAGAAGATCTAAATTATGTGTTGATTCACATGCCGAACCTCACAAGTTTAGATTTGAGTGACAATCCTTTGGAGGATGAAGGAATTAG gAGCCTGATCCCGTACTTTGTCAAAGCTTTTGAGAAAGCCTCCCCTATTTCAGATGTTTATCTTCAGAATTGCAGTCTTTCATGCAAGGGAGTGACTGAATTTTTAGAAAGCTCACAAACTTTGAGGGAACCTCTGAATAGTCTATCTGTTGCAGAGAATAACCTTTCCAG TTCTGTGGCTGCACCATTGGCTATATTTTTAGGTTCCCCAGGTGTGAAAGCCCTCAATATTGAAGCCATAGGATTGGAACCATTGGGATTCCAAGAACTTGAAAAAAAGATGCCCAAGGATGTGCCGCTTGTTCGCATCAACATGAG TAAAAATCGTGGTGGGAGTGATTGTGCATCTTTTATCTCTAAACTCATCATGCAAGCTCCAGATCTTGTTGTAGTGGATGCAGGATATAATTTTATTCTCCCTGAAGCATTGATGACAGTTCATGATGCACTTAATCTTTCAACAA GGAAACTGCGGCGATTAGACTTAACGGGAAATATTCGCTTATCTCACTCAGTGCATGCATTCAAGCTTTTGGAATATCATGTTCATGGGAAGCCCATAGTGATCATTCCTTCAGGGCTACCCTCAAGTGTCCCTTATGATGATGACCCTTAG
- the LOC120252730 gene encoding uncharacterized protein LOC120252730 isoform X6 yields the protein MRTSDLDQEYTKMQRIPSLVSLCVRAVAMEIIDDGHFEGVIELPDELLDSLMMNLPPLALQGLHEHRSFHSKSVNGGNKRQRYEGFDGVWKALFKERWPENFKRVELINKVDGAGSSVDHENDWQQLYWETHLQNCLDEAAERAMLPAFDGPYWGIVNICILNSIGYSATKADSCSKLRTLWFHCNKFGRYARCLRLSNVLCIPEISGLLVTSNLRAMVFRSIKCKSHVDGVCDLLRQNRDTLKSLEFVHCRFSSTSFSQICSCIFLEAEPHGIKSFSIKSSSVADGKKSSLPADFVSFLSSGRSLESIHLSDTSIGSKCAKWILDTLLKSSLNLITLEISDNDIRGWLSKVDRRPGECSSLLGPKLSLKSLSILNLRGCNLCQDDAEDLNYVLIHMPNLTSLDLSDNPLEDEGIRSLIPYFVKAFEKASPISDVYLQNCSLSCKGVTEFLESSQTLREPLNSLSVAENNLSSSVAAPLAIFLGSPGVKALNIEAIGLEPLGFQELEKKMPKDVPLVRINMSKNRGGSDCASFISKLIMQAPDLVVVDAGYNFILPEALMTVHDALNLSTRKLRRLDLTGNIRLSHSVHAFKLLEYHVHGKPIVIIPSGLPSSVPYDDDP from the exons ATGCGGACAAGTGATCttg ATCAAGAATATACGAAGATGCAACGGATTCCATCTTTGGTATCACTGTGTGTGAGAGCAGTGGCAATGGAAATTATTGATG ATGGTCATTTTGAGGGTGTTATTGAGCTTCCGGATGAATTGCTTGATAGCTTGATGATGAACTTGCCTCCATTGGCACTGCAAGGCCTACATGAACA TAGATCATTCCACTCCAAAAGTGTCAATGGTGGGAACAAACGGCAGAG GTATGAAGGTTTTGATGGAGTATGGAAGGCACTGTTTAAAGAAAGGTGGCCTGAGAACTTCAAGAGGGTTGAACTGATTAACAAAGTAGATGGTGCTGGCTCATCTGTTGACCATGAGAATGATTGGCAGCAGCTTTATTGGGAAACCCACCTACAAAA TTGCTTGGATGAAGCTGCAGAGAGAGCAATGCTTCCTGCTTTTGATGGGCCATATTGGGGAATTGTCAATATCTG TATTCTGAATTCAATTGGTTATAGTGCAACTAAAGCTGATAGCTGTTCGAAGTTGCGTACGTTGTGGTTCCACTGTAATAAATTTGGTCGTTATGCCAG ATGTTTGAGACTTTCAAATGTGCTATGTATTCCAGAAATATCT ggTTTATTGGTGACTAGCAATTTGAGAGCTATGGTTTTTCGAAGTATAAAATGCAAAAGTCAT GTTGATGGAGTTTGTGATCTTCTCAGGCAGAACAGGGATACACTGAAATCTCTTGAGTTTGTTCATTGCCGTTTTTCTTCCACTAGTTTCAGTCAGATATGCAGTTGTATATTTTTGGAAGCTGAACCTCATGGAATCAAATCCTTCTCTATCAAATCCTCTTCTGTTGCTGATGGCAAGAAATCTTCTCTGCCTGCTGATTTTGTATCGTTTCTGTCATCTGGAAG GTCCTTGGAATCAATACATCTGTCAGATACTAGCATAGGGTCAAAATGTGCAAAATGGATCTTGGATACTCTTCTCAAgtcttctttgaatttgatCACCCTGGAGATATCAGACAATGAT ATAAGAGGTTGGCTTTCTAAAGTTGATAGGAGGCCAGGAGAATGCTCTTCACTATTAGGGCCAAAGTTGTCCTTGAAGTCTTTGAGTATTCTCAATCTAAG GGGCTGCAACTTGTGCCAGGATGATGCAGAAGATCTAAATTATGTGTTGATTCACATGCCGAACCTCACAAGTTTAGATTTGAGTGACAATCCTTTGGAGGATGAAGGAATTAG gAGCCTGATCCCGTACTTTGTCAAAGCTTTTGAGAAAGCCTCCCCTATTTCAGATGTTTATCTTCAGAATTGCAGTCTTTCATGCAAGGGAGTGACTGAATTTTTAGAAAGCTCACAAACTTTGAGGGAACCTCTGAATAGTCTATCTGTTGCAGAGAATAACCTTTCCAG TTCTGTGGCTGCACCATTGGCTATATTTTTAGGTTCCCCAGGTGTGAAAGCCCTCAATATTGAAGCCATAGGATTGGAACCATTGGGATTCCAAGAACTTGAAAAAAAGATGCCCAAGGATGTGCCGCTTGTTCGCATCAACATGAG TAAAAATCGTGGTGGGAGTGATTGTGCATCTTTTATCTCTAAACTCATCATGCAAGCTCCAGATCTTGTTGTAGTGGATGCAGGATATAATTTTATTCTCCCTGAAGCATTGATGACAGTTCATGATGCACTTAATCTTTCAACAA GGAAACTGCGGCGATTAGACTTAACGGGAAATATTCGCTTATCTCACTCAGTGCATGCATTCAAGCTTTTGGAATATCATGTTCATGGGAAGCCCATAGTGATCATTCCTTCAGGGCTACCCTCAAGTGTCCCTTATGATGATGACCCTTAG
- the LOC120252730 gene encoding uncharacterized protein LOC120252730 isoform X9 — protein MRTSDLDQEYTKMQRIPSLVSLCVRAVAMEIIDDGHFEGVIELPDELLDSLMMNLPPLALQGLHEHYVCSSRSFHSKSVNGGNKRQRFDAKYEGFDGVWKALFKERWPENFKRVELINKVDGAGSSVDHENDWQQLYWETHLQNCLDEAAERAMLPAFDGPYWGIVNICILNSIGYSATKADSCSKLRTLWFHCNKFGRYARCLRLSNVLCIPEISGLLVTSNLRAMVFRSIKCKSHVDGVCDLLRQNRDTLKSLEFVHCRFSSTSFSQICSCIFLEAEPHGIKSFSIKSSSVADGKKSSLPADFVSFLSSGRSLESIHLSDTSIGSKCAKWILDTLLKSSLNLITLEISDNDIRGWLSKVDRRPGECSSLLGPKLSLKSLSILNLRGCNLCQDDAEDLNYVLIHMPNLTSLDLSDNPLEDEGIRSLIPYFVKAFEKASPISDVYLQNCSLSCKGVTEFLESSQTLREPLNSLSVAENNLSRFPRCESPQY, from the exons ATGCGGACAAGTGATCttg ATCAAGAATATACGAAGATGCAACGGATTCCATCTTTGGTATCACTGTGTGTGAGAGCAGTGGCAATGGAAATTATTGATG ATGGTCATTTTGAGGGTGTTATTGAGCTTCCGGATGAATTGCTTGATAGCTTGATGATGAACTTGCCTCCATTGGCACTGCAAGGCCTACATGAACA ttATGTTTGTAGCAGTAGATCATTCCACTCCAAAAGTGTCAATGGTGGGAACAAACGGCAGAGGTTTGATGCCAA GTATGAAGGTTTTGATGGAGTATGGAAGGCACTGTTTAAAGAAAGGTGGCCTGAGAACTTCAAGAGGGTTGAACTGATTAACAAAGTAGATGGTGCTGGCTCATCTGTTGACCATGAGAATGATTGGCAGCAGCTTTATTGGGAAACCCACCTACAAAA TTGCTTGGATGAAGCTGCAGAGAGAGCAATGCTTCCTGCTTTTGATGGGCCATATTGGGGAATTGTCAATATCTG TATTCTGAATTCAATTGGTTATAGTGCAACTAAAGCTGATAGCTGTTCGAAGTTGCGTACGTTGTGGTTCCACTGTAATAAATTTGGTCGTTATGCCAG ATGTTTGAGACTTTCAAATGTGCTATGTATTCCAGAAATATCT ggTTTATTGGTGACTAGCAATTTGAGAGCTATGGTTTTTCGAAGTATAAAATGCAAAAGTCAT GTTGATGGAGTTTGTGATCTTCTCAGGCAGAACAGGGATACACTGAAATCTCTTGAGTTTGTTCATTGCCGTTTTTCTTCCACTAGTTTCAGTCAGATATGCAGTTGTATATTTTTGGAAGCTGAACCTCATGGAATCAAATCCTTCTCTATCAAATCCTCTTCTGTTGCTGATGGCAAGAAATCTTCTCTGCCTGCTGATTTTGTATCGTTTCTGTCATCTGGAAG GTCCTTGGAATCAATACATCTGTCAGATACTAGCATAGGGTCAAAATGTGCAAAATGGATCTTGGATACTCTTCTCAAgtcttctttgaatttgatCACCCTGGAGATATCAGACAATGAT ATAAGAGGTTGGCTTTCTAAAGTTGATAGGAGGCCAGGAGAATGCTCTTCACTATTAGGGCCAAAGTTGTCCTTGAAGTCTTTGAGTATTCTCAATCTAAG GGGCTGCAACTTGTGCCAGGATGATGCAGAAGATCTAAATTATGTGTTGATTCACATGCCGAACCTCACAAGTTTAGATTTGAGTGACAATCCTTTGGAGGATGAAGGAATTAG gAGCCTGATCCCGTACTTTGTCAAAGCTTTTGAGAAAGCCTCCCCTATTTCAGATGTTTATCTTCAGAATTGCAGTCTTTCATGCAAGGGAGTGACTGAATTTTTAGAAAGCTCACAAACTTTGAGGGAACCTCTGAATAGTCTATCTGTTGCAGAGAATAACCTTTCCAG GTTCCCCAGGTGTGAAAGCCCTCAATATTGA
- the LOC120252730 gene encoding uncharacterized protein LOC120252730 isoform X5, with product MRTSDLDQEYTKMQRIPSLVSLCVRAVAMEIIDDGHFEGVIELPDELLDSLMMNLPPLALQGLHEHSRSFHSKSVNGGNKRQRYEGFDGVWKALFKERWPENFKRVELINKVDGAGSSVDHENDWQQLYWETHLQNCLDEAAERAMLPAFDGPYWGIVNICILNSIGYSATKADSCSKLRTLWFHCNKFGRYARCLRLSNVLCIPEISGLLVTSNLRAMVFRSIKCKSHVDGVCDLLRQNRDTLKSLEFVHCRFSSTSFSQICSCIFLEAEPHGIKSFSIKSSSVADGKKSSLPADFVSFLSSGRSLESIHLSDTSIGSKCAKWILDTLLKSSLNLITLEISDNDIRGWLSKVDRRPGECSSLLGPKLSLKSLSILNLRGCNLCQDDAEDLNYVLIHMPNLTSLDLSDNPLEDEGIRSLIPYFVKAFEKASPISDVYLQNCSLSCKGVTEFLESSQTLREPLNSLSVAENNLSSSVAAPLAIFLGSPGVKALNIEAIGLEPLGFQELEKKMPKDVPLVRINMSKNRGGSDCASFISKLIMQAPDLVVVDAGYNFILPEALMTVHDALNLSTRKLRRLDLTGNIRLSHSVHAFKLLEYHVHGKPIVIIPSGLPSSVPYDDDP from the exons ATGCGGACAAGTGATCttg ATCAAGAATATACGAAGATGCAACGGATTCCATCTTTGGTATCACTGTGTGTGAGAGCAGTGGCAATGGAAATTATTGATG ATGGTCATTTTGAGGGTGTTATTGAGCTTCCGGATGAATTGCTTGATAGCTTGATGATGAACTTGCCTCCATTGGCACTGCAAGGCCTACATGAACA CAGTAGATCATTCCACTCCAAAAGTGTCAATGGTGGGAACAAACGGCAGAG GTATGAAGGTTTTGATGGAGTATGGAAGGCACTGTTTAAAGAAAGGTGGCCTGAGAACTTCAAGAGGGTTGAACTGATTAACAAAGTAGATGGTGCTGGCTCATCTGTTGACCATGAGAATGATTGGCAGCAGCTTTATTGGGAAACCCACCTACAAAA TTGCTTGGATGAAGCTGCAGAGAGAGCAATGCTTCCTGCTTTTGATGGGCCATATTGGGGAATTGTCAATATCTG TATTCTGAATTCAATTGGTTATAGTGCAACTAAAGCTGATAGCTGTTCGAAGTTGCGTACGTTGTGGTTCCACTGTAATAAATTTGGTCGTTATGCCAG ATGTTTGAGACTTTCAAATGTGCTATGTATTCCAGAAATATCT ggTTTATTGGTGACTAGCAATTTGAGAGCTATGGTTTTTCGAAGTATAAAATGCAAAAGTCAT GTTGATGGAGTTTGTGATCTTCTCAGGCAGAACAGGGATACACTGAAATCTCTTGAGTTTGTTCATTGCCGTTTTTCTTCCACTAGTTTCAGTCAGATATGCAGTTGTATATTTTTGGAAGCTGAACCTCATGGAATCAAATCCTTCTCTATCAAATCCTCTTCTGTTGCTGATGGCAAGAAATCTTCTCTGCCTGCTGATTTTGTATCGTTTCTGTCATCTGGAAG GTCCTTGGAATCAATACATCTGTCAGATACTAGCATAGGGTCAAAATGTGCAAAATGGATCTTGGATACTCTTCTCAAgtcttctttgaatttgatCACCCTGGAGATATCAGACAATGAT ATAAGAGGTTGGCTTTCTAAAGTTGATAGGAGGCCAGGAGAATGCTCTTCACTATTAGGGCCAAAGTTGTCCTTGAAGTCTTTGAGTATTCTCAATCTAAG GGGCTGCAACTTGTGCCAGGATGATGCAGAAGATCTAAATTATGTGTTGATTCACATGCCGAACCTCACAAGTTTAGATTTGAGTGACAATCCTTTGGAGGATGAAGGAATTAG gAGCCTGATCCCGTACTTTGTCAAAGCTTTTGAGAAAGCCTCCCCTATTTCAGATGTTTATCTTCAGAATTGCAGTCTTTCATGCAAGGGAGTGACTGAATTTTTAGAAAGCTCACAAACTTTGAGGGAACCTCTGAATAGTCTATCTGTTGCAGAGAATAACCTTTCCAG TTCTGTGGCTGCACCATTGGCTATATTTTTAGGTTCCCCAGGTGTGAAAGCCCTCAATATTGAAGCCATAGGATTGGAACCATTGGGATTCCAAGAACTTGAAAAAAAGATGCCCAAGGATGTGCCGCTTGTTCGCATCAACATGAG TAAAAATCGTGGTGGGAGTGATTGTGCATCTTTTATCTCTAAACTCATCATGCAAGCTCCAGATCTTGTTGTAGTGGATGCAGGATATAATTTTATTCTCCCTGAAGCATTGATGACAGTTCATGATGCACTTAATCTTTCAACAA GGAAACTGCGGCGATTAGACTTAACGGGAAATATTCGCTTATCTCACTCAGTGCATGCATTCAAGCTTTTGGAATATCATGTTCATGGGAAGCCCATAGTGATCATTCCTTCAGGGCTACCCTCAAGTGTCCCTTATGATGATGACCCTTAG
- the LOC120252730 gene encoding uncharacterized protein LOC120252730 isoform X1 — MRTSDLDQEYTKMQRIPSLVSLCVRAVAMEIIDDGHFEGVIELPDELLDSLMMNLPPLALQGLHEHYVCSSRSFHSKSVNGGNKRQRFDAKYEGFDGVWKALFKERWPENFKRVELINKVDGAGSSVDHENDWQQLYWETHLQNCLDEAAERAMLPAFDGPYWGIVNICILNSIGYSATKADSCSKLRTLWFHCNKFGRYARCLRLSNVLCIPEISGLLVTSNLRAMVFRSIKCKSHVDGVCDLLRQNRDTLKSLEFVHCRFSSTSFSQICSCIFLEAEPHGIKSFSIKSSSVADGKKSSLPADFVSFLSSGRSLESIHLSDTSIGSKCAKWILDTLLKSSLNLITLEISDNDIRGWLSKVDRRPGECSSLLGPKLSLKSLSILNLRGCNLCQDDAEDLNYVLIHMPNLTSLDLSDNPLEDEGIRSLIPYFVKAFEKASPISDVYLQNCSLSCKGVTEFLESSQTLREPLNSLSVAENNLSSSVAAPLAIFLGSPGVKALNIEAIGLEPLGFQELEKKMPKDVPLVRINMSKNRGGSDCASFISKLIMQAPDLVVVDAGYNFILPEALMTVHDALNLSTRKLRRLDLTGNIRLSHSVHAFKLLEYHVHGKPIVIIPSGLPSSVPYDDDP; from the exons ATGCGGACAAGTGATCttg ATCAAGAATATACGAAGATGCAACGGATTCCATCTTTGGTATCACTGTGTGTGAGAGCAGTGGCAATGGAAATTATTGATG ATGGTCATTTTGAGGGTGTTATTGAGCTTCCGGATGAATTGCTTGATAGCTTGATGATGAACTTGCCTCCATTGGCACTGCAAGGCCTACATGAACA ttATGTTTGTAGCAGTAGATCATTCCACTCCAAAAGTGTCAATGGTGGGAACAAACGGCAGAGGTTTGATGCCAA GTATGAAGGTTTTGATGGAGTATGGAAGGCACTGTTTAAAGAAAGGTGGCCTGAGAACTTCAAGAGGGTTGAACTGATTAACAAAGTAGATGGTGCTGGCTCATCTGTTGACCATGAGAATGATTGGCAGCAGCTTTATTGGGAAACCCACCTACAAAA TTGCTTGGATGAAGCTGCAGAGAGAGCAATGCTTCCTGCTTTTGATGGGCCATATTGGGGAATTGTCAATATCTG TATTCTGAATTCAATTGGTTATAGTGCAACTAAAGCTGATAGCTGTTCGAAGTTGCGTACGTTGTGGTTCCACTGTAATAAATTTGGTCGTTATGCCAG ATGTTTGAGACTTTCAAATGTGCTATGTATTCCAGAAATATCT ggTTTATTGGTGACTAGCAATTTGAGAGCTATGGTTTTTCGAAGTATAAAATGCAAAAGTCAT GTTGATGGAGTTTGTGATCTTCTCAGGCAGAACAGGGATACACTGAAATCTCTTGAGTTTGTTCATTGCCGTTTTTCTTCCACTAGTTTCAGTCAGATATGCAGTTGTATATTTTTGGAAGCTGAACCTCATGGAATCAAATCCTTCTCTATCAAATCCTCTTCTGTTGCTGATGGCAAGAAATCTTCTCTGCCTGCTGATTTTGTATCGTTTCTGTCATCTGGAAG GTCCTTGGAATCAATACATCTGTCAGATACTAGCATAGGGTCAAAATGTGCAAAATGGATCTTGGATACTCTTCTCAAgtcttctttgaatttgatCACCCTGGAGATATCAGACAATGAT ATAAGAGGTTGGCTTTCTAAAGTTGATAGGAGGCCAGGAGAATGCTCTTCACTATTAGGGCCAAAGTTGTCCTTGAAGTCTTTGAGTATTCTCAATCTAAG GGGCTGCAACTTGTGCCAGGATGATGCAGAAGATCTAAATTATGTGTTGATTCACATGCCGAACCTCACAAGTTTAGATTTGAGTGACAATCCTTTGGAGGATGAAGGAATTAG gAGCCTGATCCCGTACTTTGTCAAAGCTTTTGAGAAAGCCTCCCCTATTTCAGATGTTTATCTTCAGAATTGCAGTCTTTCATGCAAGGGAGTGACTGAATTTTTAGAAAGCTCACAAACTTTGAGGGAACCTCTGAATAGTCTATCTGTTGCAGAGAATAACCTTTCCAG TTCTGTGGCTGCACCATTGGCTATATTTTTAGGTTCCCCAGGTGTGAAAGCCCTCAATATTGAAGCCATAGGATTGGAACCATTGGGATTCCAAGAACTTGAAAAAAAGATGCCCAAGGATGTGCCGCTTGTTCGCATCAACATGAG TAAAAATCGTGGTGGGAGTGATTGTGCATCTTTTATCTCTAAACTCATCATGCAAGCTCCAGATCTTGTTGTAGTGGATGCAGGATATAATTTTATTCTCCCTGAAGCATTGATGACAGTTCATGATGCACTTAATCTTTCAACAA GGAAACTGCGGCGATTAGACTTAACGGGAAATATTCGCTTATCTCACTCAGTGCATGCATTCAAGCTTTTGGAATATCATGTTCATGGGAAGCCCATAGTGATCATTCCTTCAGGGCTACCCTCAAGTGTCCCTTATGATGATGACCCTTAG
- the LOC120252730 gene encoding uncharacterized protein LOC120252730 isoform X7: MRTSDLDQEYTKMQRIPSLVSLCVRAVAMEIIDDGHFEGVIELPDELLDSLMMNLPPLALQGLHEQYEGFDGVWKALFKERWPENFKRVELINKVDGAGSSVDHENDWQQLYWETHLQNCLDEAAERAMLPAFDGPYWGIVNICILNSIGYSATKADSCSKLRTLWFHCNKFGRYARCLRLSNVLCIPEISGLLVTSNLRAMVFRSIKCKSHVDGVCDLLRQNRDTLKSLEFVHCRFSSTSFSQICSCIFLEAEPHGIKSFSIKSSSVADGKKSSLPADFVSFLSSGRSLESIHLSDTSIGSKCAKWILDTLLKSSLNLITLEISDNDIRGWLSKVDRRPGECSSLLGPKLSLKSLSILNLRGCNLCQDDAEDLNYVLIHMPNLTSLDLSDNPLEDEGIRSLIPYFVKAFEKASPISDVYLQNCSLSCKGVTEFLESSQTLREPLNSLSVAENNLSSSVAAPLAIFLGSPGVKALNIEAIGLEPLGFQELEKKMPKDVPLVRINMSKNRGGSDCASFISKLIMQAPDLVVVDAGYNFILPEALMTVHDALNLSTRKLRRLDLTGNIRLSHSVHAFKLLEYHVHGKPIVIIPSGLPSSVPYDDDP; the protein is encoded by the exons ATGCGGACAAGTGATCttg ATCAAGAATATACGAAGATGCAACGGATTCCATCTTTGGTATCACTGTGTGTGAGAGCAGTGGCAATGGAAATTATTGATG ATGGTCATTTTGAGGGTGTTATTGAGCTTCCGGATGAATTGCTTGATAGCTTGATGATGAACTTGCCTCCATTGGCACTGCAAGGCCTACATGAACA GTATGAAGGTTTTGATGGAGTATGGAAGGCACTGTTTAAAGAAAGGTGGCCTGAGAACTTCAAGAGGGTTGAACTGATTAACAAAGTAGATGGTGCTGGCTCATCTGTTGACCATGAGAATGATTGGCAGCAGCTTTATTGGGAAACCCACCTACAAAA TTGCTTGGATGAAGCTGCAGAGAGAGCAATGCTTCCTGCTTTTGATGGGCCATATTGGGGAATTGTCAATATCTG TATTCTGAATTCAATTGGTTATAGTGCAACTAAAGCTGATAGCTGTTCGAAGTTGCGTACGTTGTGGTTCCACTGTAATAAATTTGGTCGTTATGCCAG ATGTTTGAGACTTTCAAATGTGCTATGTATTCCAGAAATATCT ggTTTATTGGTGACTAGCAATTTGAGAGCTATGGTTTTTCGAAGTATAAAATGCAAAAGTCAT GTTGATGGAGTTTGTGATCTTCTCAGGCAGAACAGGGATACACTGAAATCTCTTGAGTTTGTTCATTGCCGTTTTTCTTCCACTAGTTTCAGTCAGATATGCAGTTGTATATTTTTGGAAGCTGAACCTCATGGAATCAAATCCTTCTCTATCAAATCCTCTTCTGTTGCTGATGGCAAGAAATCTTCTCTGCCTGCTGATTTTGTATCGTTTCTGTCATCTGGAAG GTCCTTGGAATCAATACATCTGTCAGATACTAGCATAGGGTCAAAATGTGCAAAATGGATCTTGGATACTCTTCTCAAgtcttctttgaatttgatCACCCTGGAGATATCAGACAATGAT ATAAGAGGTTGGCTTTCTAAAGTTGATAGGAGGCCAGGAGAATGCTCTTCACTATTAGGGCCAAAGTTGTCCTTGAAGTCTTTGAGTATTCTCAATCTAAG GGGCTGCAACTTGTGCCAGGATGATGCAGAAGATCTAAATTATGTGTTGATTCACATGCCGAACCTCACAAGTTTAGATTTGAGTGACAATCCTTTGGAGGATGAAGGAATTAG gAGCCTGATCCCGTACTTTGTCAAAGCTTTTGAGAAAGCCTCCCCTATTTCAGATGTTTATCTTCAGAATTGCAGTCTTTCATGCAAGGGAGTGACTGAATTTTTAGAAAGCTCACAAACTTTGAGGGAACCTCTGAATAGTCTATCTGTTGCAGAGAATAACCTTTCCAG TTCTGTGGCTGCACCATTGGCTATATTTTTAGGTTCCCCAGGTGTGAAAGCCCTCAATATTGAAGCCATAGGATTGGAACCATTGGGATTCCAAGAACTTGAAAAAAAGATGCCCAAGGATGTGCCGCTTGTTCGCATCAACATGAG TAAAAATCGTGGTGGGAGTGATTGTGCATCTTTTATCTCTAAACTCATCATGCAAGCTCCAGATCTTGTTGTAGTGGATGCAGGATATAATTTTATTCTCCCTGAAGCATTGATGACAGTTCATGATGCACTTAATCTTTCAACAA GGAAACTGCGGCGATTAGACTTAACGGGAAATATTCGCTTATCTCACTCAGTGCATGCATTCAAGCTTTTGGAATATCATGTTCATGGGAAGCCCATAGTGATCATTCCTTCAGGGCTACCCTCAAGTGTCCCTTATGATGATGACCCTTAG